A single genomic interval of Labrus bergylta chromosome 18, fLabBer1.1, whole genome shotgun sequence harbors:
- the lrrc57 gene encoding leucine-rich repeat-containing protein 57 isoform X2, with protein MVDLSGNKIEVLPAAIGNFLQLKSLTLNSNRLTSIPAEISKLKKLETLILNGNRIQQFPPTLGQLKALRTLSLSGNQISQFPSGLGTLRQLDLLDLSRNHIQNIPSEVSELQAIEINLNQNQISVLPAEVSRCPRLKVLRLEENCLELSSIPGSILKDSQVSLLSVEGNLFEVKQLRDLEGYEQYMERYTATKKKFT; from the exons ATGGTGGATCTATCTGGAAATAAGATTGAGGTTCTTCCAGCCGCCATCGGAAACTTCCTGCAGCTGAAGAGTCTGACCCTGAACTCGAACAGACTAA CCAGCATCCCCGCTGAGATCTCTAAGCTGAAGAAGCTGGAGACTCTGATCCTGAATGGGAACCGGATTCAGCAATTTCCCCCCACCCTGGGCCAGCTCAAAGCTCTGCGGACCCTTAGCCTTTCAGGGAACCAAATCTCACAGTTTCCCTCTGGACTTGGAACCCTGAGGCAGCTGGACCTGTTGGACCTGTCCCGCAACCATATTCAGAACATCCCTTCAGAGGTGTCAGAGCTGCAGGCCATTGAGATAAACCTCAACCAGAATCAG ATCTCTGTGCTGCCTGCAGAAGTGTCCCGATGCCCCCGTCTGAAGGTCCTTCGTCTGGAGGAGAACTGTCTGGAGCTGTCCTCCATCCCTGGGTCCATCCTGAAGGACTCCCAGGTGTCTCTGTTGTCAGTGGAGGGAAATCTGTTCGAGGTGAAGCAGCTCAGAGATCTGGAGGGCTACGAACAG TATATGGAGCGTTACACGGCCACCAAGAAGAAGTTTACCTGA
- the lrrc57 gene encoding leucine-rich repeat-containing protein 57 isoform X1 — protein MGNSALKSHLETSQKTGVFQLTSKGLQEFPEELQRLTGNLRMVDLSGNKIEVLPAAIGNFLQLKSLTLNSNRLTSIPAEISKLKKLETLILNGNRIQQFPPTLGQLKALRTLSLSGNQISQFPSGLGTLRQLDLLDLSRNHIQNIPSEVSELQAIEINLNQNQISVLPAEVSRCPRLKVLRLEENCLELSSIPGSILKDSQVSLLSVEGNLFEVKQLRDLEGYEQYMERYTATKKKFT, from the exons ATGGGGAACAGTGCTCTGAAGTCTCACCTGGAAACGTCCCAGAAGACTGGGGTTTTCCAGCTGACATCGAAGGGGCTGCAGGAG TTTCCGGAGGAGCTACAGAGACTCACAGGGAACCTGCGGATGGTGGATCTATCTGGAAATAAGATTGAGGTTCTTCCAGCCGCCATCGGAAACTTCCTGCAGCTGAAGAGTCTGACCCTGAACTCGAACAGACTAA CCAGCATCCCCGCTGAGATCTCTAAGCTGAAGAAGCTGGAGACTCTGATCCTGAATGGGAACCGGATTCAGCAATTTCCCCCCACCCTGGGCCAGCTCAAAGCTCTGCGGACCCTTAGCCTTTCAGGGAACCAAATCTCACAGTTTCCCTCTGGACTTGGAACCCTGAGGCAGCTGGACCTGTTGGACCTGTCCCGCAACCATATTCAGAACATCCCTTCAGAGGTGTCAGAGCTGCAGGCCATTGAGATAAACCTCAACCAGAATCAG ATCTCTGTGCTGCCTGCAGAAGTGTCCCGATGCCCCCGTCTGAAGGTCCTTCGTCTGGAGGAGAACTGTCTGGAGCTGTCCTCCATCCCTGGGTCCATCCTGAAGGACTCCCAGGTGTCTCTGTTGTCAGTGGAGGGAAATCTGTTCGAGGTGAAGCAGCTCAGAGATCTGGAGGGCTACGAACAG TATATGGAGCGTTACACGGCCACCAAGAAGAAGTTTACCTGA